A region of Micromonospora chokoriensis DNA encodes the following proteins:
- the pstC gene encoding phosphate ABC transporter permease subunit PstC — MGETPHRSADAGTGGTRVTQSHEWPAGASARVAEAPVSTRSPGGAGLGGGGALPRSRKFGAERAFRGLTMAAGTAVLVIIAAIAIFLIAKAVPALRANTENFWTYEGWSPNETEPKFGIGTLAFGTVLSAALALLMAVPVALGIALYLSHYAPRRLGTALGFLIDLLAAVPSVVFGLWGRDIFINPVRDFSVWLNEYFGWIPIFGGDGPFGKSIMLGALVLAIMVLPIITSLSREVFLQTPTANEEAALALGATRWEMLRTAVLPYGRPGIIAAVMLGLGRALGETIALAMTLGITFGISFNLIQNGGNTIAANIANAFGEANETGRGALIASGLVLFTITLIVNITARAIIYRRREFTESAA, encoded by the coding sequence ATGGGTGAAACCCCTCACCGCTCGGCCGACGCCGGCACCGGCGGGACGCGCGTGACCCAGAGTCACGAGTGGCCCGCCGGTGCCTCGGCGCGTGTGGCCGAGGCACCAGTCAGCACCCGTTCCCCGGGCGGCGCCGGGCTGGGCGGCGGCGGCGCGCTGCCGCGCAGCCGGAAGTTCGGCGCCGAGCGGGCCTTCCGCGGTCTCACCATGGCCGCCGGCACCGCGGTTCTGGTCATCATCGCCGCCATCGCGATCTTCCTGATCGCCAAGGCGGTGCCGGCCCTGCGCGCCAACACCGAGAACTTCTGGACCTACGAGGGCTGGTCCCCCAACGAGACAGAGCCGAAGTTCGGAATCGGCACCCTCGCCTTCGGCACCGTGCTCAGCGCGGCGCTGGCGCTGCTCATGGCGGTGCCGGTGGCGTTGGGCATCGCGCTCTACCTCTCGCACTACGCACCCCGCCGGCTGGGCACCGCGCTCGGCTTCCTGATCGACCTGCTCGCCGCCGTGCCGAGTGTGGTCTTCGGCCTCTGGGGGCGGGACATCTTCATCAACCCGGTCCGCGACTTCTCGGTCTGGCTGAACGAGTACTTCGGCTGGATCCCGATCTTCGGCGGTGACGGGCCCTTCGGTAAGTCGATCATGCTGGGTGCCCTGGTGCTCGCCATCATGGTGCTGCCGATCATCACCTCGCTCTCCCGCGAGGTGTTCCTCCAGACGCCGACCGCCAACGAGGAGGCCGCCCTCGCCCTGGGCGCCACCCGGTGGGAGATGCTCCGTACCGCGGTCCTCCCCTACGGCCGCCCGGGCATCATCGCCGCGGTGATGCTCGGCCTCGGCCGGGCCCTGGGCGAGACCATCGCCCTGGCAATGACCCTCGGCATCACCTTCGGCATCTCGTTCAACCTGATCCAGAACGGCGGCAACACCATCGCCGCCAACATCGCCAACGCGTTCGGCGAGGCGAACGAGACCGGCCGGGGCGCGCTCATCGCCTCCGGCCTGGTGCTGTTCACCATCACGCTGATCGTCAACATCACGGCGCGGGCGATCATCTACCGCCGCCGGGAGTTCACGGAGTCGGCCGCATGA
- a CDS encoding Gfo/Idh/MocA family protein, giving the protein MTRWGILATGHIASRFAEDLRLVPDAELVAVGSRSVESARRFADTYGAKRAHGSWVELAADPEVDAIYVATPHSAHYEAAMTCLTAGRAVLLEKPFTLDLATSTELVDTARAAGVFLMEAMWMRTNPLVLRAVELIGEGAIGTVSGVRADFGVAGPFPPDHRMRNPALGGGALLDLGIYPISLAHLLLGVPQHIRSWAQIGPEGTDENTGMLFGYDAGALATLSCGMVGATNLSASITGSAGRIDLPEPFFRPGSLTVYRDGAAPETITADTAGNGYQYEAIEVQRCLAAGLTESPLVPHTTTLEVMALLDTVREQIGVRYE; this is encoded by the coding sequence ATGACTCGTTGGGGCATCCTGGCCACCGGCCACATCGCCAGCCGTTTCGCCGAAGACCTCCGGCTGGTGCCGGACGCCGAGCTGGTCGCGGTTGGTTCCCGTTCGGTGGAGAGCGCGCGGCGTTTCGCCGACACGTACGGCGCGAAGCGCGCGCACGGCTCCTGGGTGGAGCTGGCCGCCGACCCGGAGGTGGACGCGATCTACGTGGCGACCCCGCACTCCGCGCACTACGAGGCGGCGATGACCTGCCTGACCGCCGGGCGGGCGGTGCTGTTGGAGAAGCCGTTCACCCTCGACCTGGCCACCAGCACCGAGTTGGTGGACACCGCCCGCGCCGCCGGGGTCTTCCTGATGGAGGCCATGTGGATGCGGACGAACCCGCTCGTCCTCCGCGCGGTCGAGCTGATCGGGGAGGGCGCGATCGGCACCGTGAGCGGTGTCCGCGCCGACTTCGGGGTGGCCGGGCCGTTCCCGCCGGACCACCGGATGCGCAACCCCGCACTGGGCGGAGGCGCCCTGCTGGACCTGGGCATCTACCCGATCAGTCTGGCCCACCTGCTGCTCGGGGTGCCGCAGCACATCCGGTCCTGGGCGCAGATCGGCCCGGAGGGCACCGACGAGAACACCGGCATGCTGTTCGGCTACGACGCCGGCGCGCTGGCGACGCTGAGCTGCGGCATGGTCGGGGCGACCAACCTGTCCGCCTCGATCACCGGCAGCGCGGGCCGCATCGACCTGCCGGAGCCGTTCTTCCGGCCGGGCTCCCTCACCGTGTACCGGGACGGCGCCGCGCCGGAGACGATCACCGCGGACACGGCGGGCAACGGCTACCAGTACGAGGCAATCGAGGTGCAGCGTTGCCTGGCCGCCGGTCTGACCGAGAGCCCGTTGGTGCCGCACACCACCACCCTGGAGGTGATGGCACTGCTCGACACGGTGCGCGAGCAGATCGGCGTGCGCTACGAGTGA
- a CDS encoding polysaccharide deacetylase family protein, producing MTRGGSTAKATGIVTLVLVALLGSAYALGRSLLLDPAPRHPTNAITDADGPHYADQPSDGDPDSAPRPGGSDGPAETGQDGSGRDAGGDKLFGAHETTGSPRLALTFDDGPDPRYTPQVLATLREFDVRATFCVVGENAQNHPDLIQAIVDDGHTLCNHSWHHDVSLGTRSADAIRADLLRTNDAIRAAVPNAPIVWYRQPGGAWTYPVVSVARQLGMTPLHWSVDPSDWDLPGASKITATVVTQAAPGSVVLLHDAGGDRQGTVDALRRILPDLTARFELEALPTEPT from the coding sequence GTGACGCGGGGCGGTTCGACAGCGAAGGCGACGGGGATCGTGACGCTGGTGCTGGTGGCGCTGCTCGGTTCCGCGTACGCGCTGGGCCGCAGTCTCCTCCTTGATCCAGCCCCCCGGCACCCCACCAACGCCATCACCGACGCCGACGGGCCGCACTACGCCGACCAGCCCAGCGACGGCGACCCGGACAGCGCACCGCGCCCCGGCGGCAGCGACGGCCCCGCCGAGACCGGCCAGGACGGTTCCGGCCGTGACGCCGGCGGCGACAAGTTGTTCGGCGCGCACGAGACCACCGGGTCCCCCCGGCTCGCGCTGACCTTCGACGACGGTCCGGACCCCCGGTACACCCCGCAGGTCCTCGCCACGCTGCGCGAGTTCGACGTGCGAGCCACGTTCTGCGTGGTCGGGGAGAACGCCCAGAACCATCCCGACCTGATCCAGGCGATCGTCGACGACGGCCACACCCTGTGCAACCACTCGTGGCACCACGACGTCAGCCTGGGCACCCGATCGGCCGACGCGATCCGCGCCGACCTGCTGCGTACCAACGACGCGATCCGGGCAGCGGTGCCGAACGCGCCCATCGTCTGGTACCGCCAGCCCGGCGGGGCCTGGACGTACCCGGTGGTGTCGGTGGCGCGGCAGCTCGGCATGACCCCGCTGCACTGGTCGGTCGACCCGTCGGACTGGGACCTGCCCGGCGCCAGCAAGATCACGGCGACGGTGGTGACCCAGGCCGCGCCGGGCTCGGTGGTGCTGCTGCACGACGCCGGTGGCGACCGGCAGGGCACGGTGGACGCCCTGCGCCGGATCCTGCCCGACCTGACCGCGCGCTTCGAGTTGGAGGCACTACCGACCGAACCGACCTGA
- the pstA gene encoding phosphate ABC transporter permease PstA → MTTTVTSHRTRPPAQPESLRAKRLPAYAAPVIAVVALALSAAIVYGAGIGGPVLVVVLGAVLYLAGLFAAANAVEGRRSARNRTWSALIHSAFVVAVLPLVSVVWTLVSKGVDRLDVNFFQTSMNNIGARDANGGAYHAIVGTLEQVGIATLITVPLGVLCAIYIVEYGRGKFAFAIRFFVDVMTGIPSIVSGLFVLAFWVLVVSPWFNDGRPSFSGFAAALALSVLMLPTIVRSTEEMLRLVPAPLREGAYALGVPKWKTILRVVVPTALPGIITGVMLAIARAAGETAPVLLVAGGGAAINTNPFENNQSSLSLFVYQQAGDASKYAPARAWTAALTLVALVLILTIAAKLLARRNRLSR, encoded by the coding sequence ATGACCACAACCGTCACCTCCCACCGCACCCGCCCGCCGGCGCAGCCCGAGTCGCTGCGGGCGAAGCGGCTGCCCGCGTACGCCGCTCCGGTCATCGCCGTGGTGGCCCTGGCGCTCTCCGCCGCGATCGTCTACGGCGCCGGCATCGGTGGCCCGGTCCTCGTGGTCGTCCTCGGCGCGGTCCTCTACCTGGCCGGGCTCTTCGCCGCGGCCAACGCGGTCGAGGGACGCCGGTCGGCCCGTAACCGCACCTGGAGCGCGCTGATCCACTCCGCGTTCGTGGTGGCGGTGCTGCCGCTCGTGTCCGTGGTCTGGACGCTGGTCAGCAAGGGCGTCGACCGGCTGGACGTCAACTTCTTCCAGACCTCGATGAACAACATCGGGGCCCGCGACGCCAACGGTGGCGCGTACCACGCGATCGTCGGCACGCTGGAGCAGGTCGGCATCGCCACCCTGATCACCGTGCCGCTCGGCGTCCTCTGCGCGATCTACATCGTCGAGTACGGCCGCGGTAAGTTCGCCTTCGCGATCCGGTTCTTCGTGGACGTGATGACGGGTATCCCGTCGATCGTCTCCGGCCTGTTCGTGCTGGCCTTCTGGGTGCTCGTCGTGTCCCCGTGGTTCAACGACGGCCGACCGAGCTTCTCCGGCTTCGCCGCCGCGCTCGCGCTGAGCGTGCTCATGCTGCCGACCATCGTCCGGTCCACCGAGGAGATGCTCCGCCTCGTCCCGGCGCCACTGCGCGAGGGCGCGTACGCGCTCGGCGTACCCAAGTGGAAGACCATCCTGCGGGTGGTGGTGCCGACGGCACTGCCCGGCATCATCACCGGCGTCATGCTGGCCATCGCCCGCGCGGCCGGCGAGACCGCGCCGGTCCTCCTGGTCGCCGGCGGCGGGGCCGCGATCAACACCAACCCCTTCGAGAACAACCAGTCGTCGTTGTCCCTCTTCGTCTACCAGCAGGCCGGTGACGCGTCGAAGTACGCACCGGCACGGGCGTGGACCGCGGCACTCACCCTGGTCGCCCTCGTACTCATCCTGACGATCGCGGCGAAGTTGCTGGCCCGTCGCAACAGGCTCAGCCGATGA
- the pstB gene encoding phosphate ABC transporter ATP-binding protein PstB, with protein MAKRVSASNVTAYYGGFKAIENINLTVEPKTVTALIGPSGCGKSTFLRSINRMHEVLPGARVEGSLTIDDQDIYHRDVDVTAVRRTIGMVFQRPNPFPTMSIFENVVAGLKLNGVRKKSILDEAAEKALRSANLWDEVKDRLGKPGAGLSGGQQQRLCIARTIAVEPQVVLMDEPCSALDPISTLAIEDLMFQLKDKFTIIIVTHNMQQAARVSDRTAFFSIEKTGDPGRLIEYDNTQKIFSNPSVKKTEDYITGRFG; from the coding sequence ATGGCCAAGCGCGTCTCCGCCTCGAACGTCACCGCGTACTACGGCGGCTTCAAGGCGATCGAGAACATCAACCTGACGGTCGAGCCGAAGACGGTCACCGCCCTCATCGGGCCGTCCGGTTGCGGCAAGTCGACGTTCCTGCGGTCCATCAACCGGATGCACGAGGTGCTGCCGGGGGCCCGCGTCGAGGGCAGCCTGACCATCGACGACCAGGACATCTACCACCGCGACGTCGACGTCACGGCGGTCCGGCGCACGATCGGCATGGTCTTCCAGCGGCCGAACCCGTTCCCCACCATGAGCATCTTCGAGAACGTGGTGGCCGGACTGAAGCTCAACGGGGTCCGCAAGAAGTCGATCCTGGACGAGGCCGCCGAGAAGGCGCTGCGCTCGGCGAACCTGTGGGACGAGGTCAAGGACCGCCTCGGCAAGCCCGGGGCGGGTCTCTCCGGCGGTCAGCAGCAGCGACTGTGCATCGCCCGGACCATCGCGGTCGAGCCGCAGGTCGTCCTGATGGACGAGCCGTGCTCGGCGCTGGACCCGATCTCCACGCTGGCGATCGAGGACCTGATGTTCCAGCTCAAGGACAAGTTCACGATCATCATCGTGACGCACAACATGCAGCAGGCCGCGCGGGTCTCGGACCGGACCGCCTTCTTCTCCATCGAGAAGACCGGCGACCCGGGCCGTCTGATCGAGTACGACAACACCCAGAAGATCTTCAGCAACCCGAGCGTGAAGAAGACCGAGGACTACATCACCGGCCGCTTCGGCTGA
- a CDS encoding DUF47 domain-containing protein, with amino-acid sequence MKFSFRPTEGAFYELFTRAAQNLVRGTELLNELALPGVDVQSVSERLTEVEHDSDQITHELYKKINSTFITPFDREDIYRLGSLLDDVMDHLEAVGDLLYLYGLTELPALPRELHEMVNVLDQQAKLTAEAMPRLKSMKDLEDYWIECNRLENEGDRINRQLLVRLFSGEYDALTVLKMKEVADELEAACDAFEHVANTVETIAVKES; translated from the coding sequence GTGAAGTTTTCCTTCCGCCCCACCGAGGGCGCCTTCTACGAGCTCTTCACCAGGGCCGCGCAGAACCTGGTCCGGGGCACCGAACTGCTCAACGAGCTGGCCCTGCCCGGCGTGGACGTGCAGTCGGTCAGCGAGCGGTTGACCGAGGTCGAGCACGACAGCGACCAGATCACCCACGAGCTGTACAAGAAGATCAACTCGACCTTCATCACCCCGTTCGACCGGGAGGACATCTACCGGCTCGGCTCGCTGCTGGACGACGTGATGGACCACCTGGAAGCGGTCGGTGACCTGCTCTACCTGTACGGGTTGACCGAGCTGCCGGCGCTGCCCCGCGAACTGCACGAGATGGTCAACGTGCTCGACCAGCAGGCCAAGTTGACCGCCGAGGCGATGCCCCGGTTGAAGTCGATGAAGGATCTCGAGGACTACTGGATCGAGTGCAACCGCCTGGAGAACGAGGGCGACCGCATCAACCGGCAGTTGCTCGTCCGGCTCTTCTCCGGTGAGTACGACGCGCTGACCGTGCTGAAGATGAAGGAGGTCGCCGACGAGTTGGAGGCCGCCTGCGACGCCTTCGAGCACGTGGCCAACACCGTCGAGACCATCGCGGTCAAGGAGTCCTGA
- a CDS encoding NUDIX hydrolase, which yields MTIDSDGFAAPAALVEHARRFQAEGGTPAVPRVAATVLLLRPTDADFEVYVIRRVAAMTFGGMYAFPGGGVDRSDSETHLDWAGPTPDEWAGRLGVAPGAAQAVVCAAAREVFEEAGVLLAGPDPATVVGDVSGDDWEAARQDLEGRRLGFAALLADRQLTLRSDLLLPWSRWITPEFEPRRFDTYFFVALLPAGQRTRDVSGEADHTLWIRPADALARAGAGELTMLPPTLVTLAQVAAAGDLAGVARAAADRDAATPVTPRLDLPPNGTPRFLLT from the coding sequence ATGACGATCGACAGTGACGGCTTCGCCGCCCCGGCCGCCCTGGTCGAGCACGCCCGCCGGTTCCAGGCCGAGGGTGGCACCCCGGCGGTGCCCCGGGTCGCGGCCACCGTGCTGCTGCTGCGTCCGACCGACGCCGACTTCGAGGTGTACGTCATCCGCCGGGTCGCCGCCATGACCTTCGGGGGCATGTACGCCTTCCCCGGCGGCGGGGTGGACCGCTCCGACTCCGAGACACACCTGGACTGGGCCGGGCCCACGCCGGACGAGTGGGCCGGGCGGCTCGGGGTGGCCCCGGGCGCGGCCCAGGCGGTCGTCTGCGCCGCCGCGCGGGAGGTCTTCGAGGAGGCGGGTGTGCTGCTCGCCGGCCCGGACCCGGCGACGGTGGTGGGCGACGTCAGTGGCGACGACTGGGAGGCGGCCCGCCAGGACCTGGAGGGGCGCCGGCTGGGCTTCGCCGCGCTGCTCGCCGACCGTCAGCTCACCCTCCGGTCGGACCTGCTGCTGCCGTGGAGCCGGTGGATCACCCCGGAGTTCGAGCCGCGCCGCTTCGACACGTACTTCTTCGTCGCCCTGCTGCCGGCCGGCCAACGGACCCGCGACGTCTCCGGCGAGGCCGACCACACCCTGTGGATCCGGCCGGCGGACGCCCTCGCCCGGGCCGGAGCCGGTGAGTTGACCATGCTGCCGCCGACCCTGGTCACGCTGGCCCAGGTGGCGGCGGCCGGCGACCTGGCCGGAGTGGCCCGGGCGGCAGCCGACCGGGACGCCGCCACCCCGGTCACCCCCCGCCTGGACCTCCCCCCGAACGGCACCCCCCGCTTCCTGCTGACCTAA
- the mshD gene encoding mycothiol synthase, whose protein sequence is MSSAEPTSDQVTRTDRLAPGEVADVLALASTAADTDGANPLDEHVLLRLRDPDAPALHLIARADDGTLTGYAHLDTTDPVGGIGVELVVHPAYRRRGTGRALARGVLASATGPLRAWAHGDHPSAAALGVDLGFTRARVLWQLRRSLAAPLGEPRLPDGVALRAFRPGADDAAWLTLNARAFAEHPEQGRWTSDDLRVRLAEPWFDPDGFLLAEETGTGRLLGFHWTKVHEQPGTARIGEVYVLGVEPTAHGGGLGRALTTAGLAYLRDRRGLDRVMLYVDDSNTGAVALYERMGFARWSAHINYHLG, encoded by the coding sequence ATGAGCAGCGCGGAGCCGACCAGCGACCAGGTGACCCGGACCGACCGACTGGCACCCGGGGAGGTCGCCGACGTGCTGGCCCTGGCCAGCACCGCGGCTGACACCGACGGCGCGAACCCACTCGACGAGCACGTCCTGCTCCGACTGCGCGACCCGGACGCCCCGGCCCTGCACCTGATCGCCCGTGCCGACGACGGCACCCTGACCGGGTACGCGCACCTGGACACCACCGATCCGGTCGGCGGAATCGGCGTCGAACTGGTGGTGCACCCGGCGTACCGGCGGCGGGGCACCGGTCGCGCGTTGGCCCGGGGCGTACTCGCGTCGGCTACCGGACCGTTGCGGGCGTGGGCGCACGGCGACCACCCCTCGGCTGCGGCGCTCGGCGTCGACCTCGGCTTCACCCGGGCACGGGTGCTGTGGCAACTGCGCCGATCCCTGGCCGCTCCGCTCGGCGAGCCGCGGCTGCCCGACGGGGTGGCGCTGCGCGCGTTCCGGCCCGGGGCGGACGACGCGGCGTGGCTGACTCTCAACGCGCGCGCCTTCGCCGAGCACCCCGAGCAGGGGCGCTGGACCTCGGACGACCTGCGGGTCCGGCTGGCCGAACCGTGGTTCGACCCGGACGGCTTCCTGCTCGCCGAGGAGACCGGGACCGGTCGGCTGCTCGGTTTCCACTGGACCAAGGTGCACGAGCAACCGGGCACGGCCCGGATCGGCGAGGTGTACGTGCTGGGGGTGGAGCCGACCGCGCACGGTGGTGGGTTGGGCCGGGCACTGACCACCGCCGGGCTGGCCTACCTGCGGGACAGGCGTGGCCTGGACCGGGTGATGCTCTACGTGGACGACTCGAACACCGGAGCCGTCGCGCTCTACGAGCGGATGGGCTTCGCCCGCTGGTCCGCGCACATCAACTACCACCTGGGCTGA
- a CDS encoding inorganic phosphate transporter, producing the protein MSPELIAVLAVIAVALAFDYTNGFHDAANAIATSVSTRALTPRIALLLAAVGNFIGAHFGAGVAKTVGDGLVTLPTGVSSLGVVFAGVLGAIAWNLITWYFGLPSSSSHALFGGLVGATLLSAGGVVQWVTIGEKVILPMVLSPIVGLTLGYLLMLAILWLFRKGQPGKLNRGFRWAQTASAAAMSVGHGMQDAAKTMGIVVLALYTGGFQESKTHIPGWVFWTSATMLALGTYAGGWRIIRTLGRKIIDLGPPEGFAAETVASAVLYFNALVLKAPISTTHTITSAIMGVGATKRLSAVRWNVAGNIVIAWIITFPAAALIACVTYLLVRPIFG; encoded by the coding sequence GTGTCCCCCGAACTCATCGCCGTGCTGGCGGTGATCGCGGTAGCCCTGGCGTTCGACTACACCAACGGCTTCCACGACGCTGCCAACGCGATCGCGACAAGTGTCTCCACCCGGGCGCTGACGCCCCGGATCGCCCTGCTGCTCGCCGCGGTGGGCAACTTCATCGGCGCGCACTTCGGCGCGGGGGTGGCCAAGACCGTCGGCGACGGCCTGGTCACCCTGCCCACCGGCGTGAGCAGCCTGGGGGTGGTCTTCGCCGGTGTGCTCGGCGCCATCGCCTGGAACCTGATCACCTGGTACTTCGGTCTGCCCTCGTCGTCCTCGCACGCGCTCTTCGGCGGCCTGGTCGGCGCGACGCTGCTGTCCGCCGGAGGCGTCGTGCAGTGGGTCACCATCGGCGAGAAGGTCATCCTGCCGATGGTGCTGTCGCCGATCGTCGGTCTCACCCTCGGCTACCTGCTGATGCTGGCCATCCTCTGGCTGTTCCGAAAGGGGCAGCCGGGCAAGCTCAACCGGGGCTTCCGGTGGGCGCAGACCGCCTCGGCGGCCGCCATGTCCGTCGGTCACGGCATGCAGGACGCCGCCAAGACCATGGGCATCGTGGTGCTGGCGCTGTACACCGGTGGTTTCCAGGAGAGCAAGACGCACATCCCGGGCTGGGTGTTCTGGACGTCGGCGACGATGCTGGCCCTGGGCACGTACGCCGGTGGTTGGCGGATCATCCGCACGCTGGGCCGGAAGATCATCGACCTCGGGCCCCCGGAGGGCTTCGCGGCCGAGACGGTGGCCAGCGCGGTGCTCTACTTCAACGCCCTGGTGCTCAAGGCGCCCATCTCCACCACCCACACGATCACCTCGGCGATCATGGGTGTGGGCGCGACCAAGCGGTTGTCAGCGGTCCGCTGGAACGTCGCCGGCAACATCGTGATCGCCTGGATCATCACGTTCCCGGCCGCCGCGCTGATCGCCTGCGTCACCTACCTGCTGGTCCGGCCGATCTTCGGCTGA
- the pstS gene encoding phosphate ABC transporter substrate-binding protein PstS encodes MKLQRYGAIAGLALAATLGLSACGSDNNGPASGASASGSAAAVDCATGTLNAQGSSAQKNAMAEWIKAYQQKCQGTTINYEPTGSGAGIQAFIAGTADFAGSDSALKPEEQPQADAKCAGGKAIHLPMVIGPVAVAYNVSGVDNLQLKPATLAKIFAGKVTKWDDAAIKADNPGATLPSTTIQTVHRSDESGTTDNFTNYLSKTAEADWTLGKAKAWKAPGGTGAKGSDGVASSVKGADGSIGYMEWSFAENAGLKMAKIGNGAGEFAALTAEAAGKTIAGAAIEGQGDDLKLKIDYNTKEAGAYPIVLATYEIVCSKGLAADKLALVKGLLGYAASAEGQNSLTDLGYAPLPESVRTKVETAVKNLS; translated from the coding sequence GTGAAGCTCCAGCGGTACGGCGCTATTGCCGGCCTCGCTCTTGCCGCGACGCTCGGTCTCAGCGCATGCGGCTCGGACAACAACGGGCCCGCCTCCGGCGCGAGCGCTTCGGGCTCGGCCGCCGCGGTCGACTGCGCTACCGGCACGCTGAACGCCCAGGGCTCGTCGGCGCAGAAGAACGCCATGGCCGAATGGATCAAGGCGTACCAGCAGAAGTGCCAGGGCACGACGATCAACTACGAGCCGACCGGCTCGGGCGCGGGCATCCAGGCGTTCATCGCCGGGACCGCCGACTTCGCCGGCTCCGACTCCGCCCTCAAGCCGGAGGAGCAGCCACAGGCGGACGCCAAGTGCGCCGGTGGCAAGGCCATCCACCTGCCGATGGTGATCGGCCCGGTGGCCGTCGCCTACAACGTCAGCGGCGTGGACAACCTCCAGCTCAAGCCGGCCACCCTGGCGAAGATCTTCGCCGGCAAGGTGACCAAGTGGGACGACGCGGCCATCAAGGCCGACAACCCGGGCGCCACGCTCCCGTCGACCACCATCCAGACCGTCCACCGCTCGGACGAGTCGGGCACCACCGACAACTTCACCAACTACCTCTCCAAGACCGCCGAGGCGGACTGGACCCTCGGCAAGGCCAAGGCGTGGAAGGCCCCGGGCGGCACCGGCGCCAAGGGCTCCGACGGCGTGGCCAGCTCGGTCAAGGGCGCCGACGGCTCCATCGGTTACATGGAGTGGTCGTTCGCCGAGAACGCCGGCCTGAAGATGGCCAAGATCGGTAACGGTGCCGGCGAGTTCGCCGCGCTGACCGCCGAGGCGGCTGGCAAGACCATCGCCGGTGCCGCGATCGAGGGCCAGGGCGACGACCTCAAGCTGAAGATCGACTACAACACCAAGGAGGCCGGGGCCTACCCGATCGTCCTGGCGACGTACGAGATCGTCTGCAGCAAGGGCCTCGCGGCCGACAAGCTCGCGCTGGTCAAGGGCCTGCTGGGCTACGCCGCCAGCGCCGAGGGCCAGAACTCGCTGACCGACCTGGGCTACGCCCCGCTGCCGGAGTCGGTCCGCACCAAGGTCGAGACCGCGGTCAAGAACCTCTCCTGA
- a CDS encoding winged helix-turn-helix transcriptional regulator gives MIVEILLLVTARAGEPSAVLPALDLLPHSVRTAPRDVRTLVAGPSPDAVLVDARSELSEARATCRMLHATGLGVPLVAVVTEAGLIALNADWGVDDVILASAGPAEVEARLRLAVGRLSNATAGAGGSIRAGELTIDPDTYAAKLKGRPLDLTYKEFELLKFLAQHPGRVFTRDQLLREVWGYDYFGGTRTVDVHVRRLRAKLGSEYESMIGTVRQVGYKFVVPPSRSLAEAEHAPLPV, from the coding sequence GTGATCGTGGAGATCCTGTTGCTGGTGACCGCGCGCGCAGGCGAACCGTCGGCTGTGCTGCCGGCACTCGACCTGCTGCCGCACTCGGTCCGCACCGCGCCACGCGACGTCCGCACCCTGGTCGCGGGCCCCAGCCCGGACGCGGTGCTGGTGGACGCCCGGTCGGAGTTGAGCGAGGCCCGAGCGACCTGCCGGATGCTGCACGCCACCGGGCTCGGCGTGCCGCTGGTCGCGGTGGTGACCGAGGCCGGCCTGATCGCGCTGAACGCCGACTGGGGCGTCGACGACGTCATCCTCGCCTCGGCCGGTCCCGCCGAGGTGGAGGCACGGTTGCGGTTGGCGGTCGGCCGCCTGAGCAACGCGACGGCGGGCGCCGGTGGCTCGATCCGGGCCGGCGAGCTGACGATCGACCCCGACACGTACGCGGCCAAGCTCAAGGGCCGCCCGCTCGACCTCACCTACAAGGAGTTCGAGCTGCTGAAGTTCCTGGCCCAGCACCCGGGCCGGGTGTTCACCCGGGACCAGCTCCTGCGGGAGGTCTGGGGCTACGACTACTTCGGCGGCACCCGCACCGTCGACGTGCACGTCCGGCGGCTGCGCGCCAAGCTCGGCTCGGAGTACGAGTCGATGATCGGCACGGTCCGCCAGGTCGGCTACAAGTTCGTCGTGCCGCCGTCGCGTTCCCTGGCCGAGGCGGAGCACGCGCCCCTGCCCGTCTGA